GCAATGGGCTCCTGTCatctcccgccttatattcctctctgcccaatcatcactcccatctccacctctctagtgctgggattaaaggtgtgagccaccactccctagtttctagtggcttagctctgtactctgatcttcaggcaagctttatttgttaaaaagtATCACTACACATTAACCTagcactctctcttctctcaaggTCCCCTGGCTGCTATTATTTGTGACATACTTGGAGAAAAACCTACCTCCATTCTTGGGACTTTCCTTGTTTCTGGTGGCTATCTGGTCAGCAGTTGGGCCACAAGCATTCCCTTTCTTTGTGTGACTATGGGACTGTTACCTGGTGAGTACTGTAAAGAGACTATAAAAGATGAAACAAGAAACCTTTCTACTGCCCAAGGCTCCTAAATAGATTATGTGATCTGGTAACTAATAACCTAATAAGAAAGTAATTtcaaacttgttttccttttaggaTTGGGGTCTGCTTTCTTGTACCAAGTAGCTGCGGTGGTAATtaccaaatatttcaaaaaaagattGGGTCTTTCTACAGCGATTGCCCGTTCTGGAATGGGACTGACGTTTCTGCTGGCACCCTTCACAAAATTCCTGATAGATCTTTATGACTGGACAGGTGAGTCAGTCTAAGTTTCTAAACTATCAACACCAAAAGGTTAatgtttcccccttccctttgATGATGAGTGAAGCTTCGAGACCAATAAATTCTGCTTCCTTGCTCCCTGGCGAGTCcagatcttgctatgtagacaagactggccccaaacttgtggcaatgctgggattaaggaaaTGAGGTACCATACCACATAAAGTGGAAACACTTGCAGGTGTTGCTATAGTACTTacacacaaggctctgggtttaatccctagcactgATAATGAGAGGGGAAATAAGGATGATACTGAGTGGAAGAGCATCTCCTTCCttaaaacacatgaaagaaaagggctgggaggtggcgcaggcctctaattccagcacttgggaggcagaagctggctgatctctgtgagttcaaggtcagcatgatctataagagctagttccaggacaagctacaaagttacagagaaactctgtctcaaagaacaaaagaaagaagaaagatagatagatcttCCATGGCCTGGAGGCTTTGCTAGCTCACTCAGAACTCTCTGGAATTCAATGCCTGAGAGCCAACTGGAAGGCCCTCAGAAAAACAAtgctcttctccttttcctctaacCCTTCACTAAAATAGATTATATGAAGAAAGTATTTGTAAAAAGATTAGGCTCCTATTGGAcaatcatatattatatatgaatacatatatatgtgtgtgtatatatatatactagaaTTTTTCACAAAACCACTtctgaagtattttctttaaaatgttcatatcTATTTCTGGCTTTATATTGCTGTATTGACTCTTTCCTATGTAGAGCACTTACTTAGTAATCTCATGGTGAATGGTAATCTTCAGCTGACAAACCTTTAAGAAAGCCTACATAGCTTGTTCTCTCCAAAGACACGTCATAACTTGTTCAGGACACACCAAAACCAATCAAGCACTCAGTATCTAGGGCAAGACTAGCATTTCTTCTTtcaaaagtgtttaaaaaaatatcagacTGAAAGACTGTCTCCTTTCCTAATGTTTCCCCCATGATTCCCACTGATTAATTCTGTATTTCCTACACCAAAATCCAGTCATtgcaatatatttaaaataaccatTAAGAATGTATTGTAATTTTGAGTCATTCAGATTATCAACCTACCTtcaacccctcccccccttcctttTCATGACTTCTTGGTCCAACTTCCTGGTTTTCTATCtctaaagtatttcattttttgcAGCATGTATACTGTTAATAGATTTAAATGCATTCAGTTAAAttatggaagcagggaaggagatggctcagcagttaaaggcattttgcacacatatgcatgcacacacacacacacagacataagtAAAATGGATTTTTAAGTAAACATGGGAAACAAAGTAGTACTTTCAAGAATTATTGGACTAAGTCTGTTGGTCTCTTCTGAGCCTATAAATAGAAAATACCACGAACTGAAGAGTATTCTTATCTTCTCAATTTCTCTTCTACTTAGGTGCTCTTATATTATTTGGAGCTATTGCATTGAATTTGGTGCCTTCCAGCATGCTCTTAAGGCCCATCCACACCGAAACAGTGAACAATTCTGGTATCAAAAACAAAGGTAGCAGTTTGTCTGCAACTGGATCCGAGGCatcagacaggacagaaacatcaTACTGCAATGAGACACAAGAGTCTTGTATCCAAGGCATTTCTATGAAGAAATCTGAACAACTGACTAAAAATTTAACTGTCTTAGAACATCAAAGTGAAGAGTTCGGCAATGGACCTCACAGGAACAGACTGTCACTTATGAGTAATGACAAAAGTTACCAAAAAAAGTTTGTTTCATggaaatgtaaacaaaatctTTTAGATATTTCTCTCTTTAGGAATCCTTTCTTCTATATATTTACCTGGTCTTTTCTCCTCAGTCAATTAGCCTATTTCGTTCCTACTTTTCACCTAGTAGCCAGAGCCAAAACTCTTGGAATTGACATAATGGATGCCTCCTACCTTGTATCTGTAGCTGGTAAGAAAATCTATTTCAAGCCTCCTAcctagaaggaaaaataaacttagcttggtaaaactttattttaaaactgaagcaAGGAGAGAATGGAGGGAAATAGCAAGAGCAATCATGAGTGGGCTGTGGGAGGCTAGGGAAGCAAGTCCTCTGGGGCTAAGCAGAATACCTTGCATTTCCGCACACAGATCTGTCAACTGCGATCGGGGATCTGAGTGGGCCTAACTCACCTTACTCATTTTCAGGTGTCTAACACAGTAGATAACAATTACTTCTTGGGCAGAAAATTTCAGAAAGCTGGTGCTGTCAACAACtagtctgggaagaaggaaatctCAGCTAGAAAACAGTGTGGTAACTGGAAAGATGGATTCTGAAGCTTAACTTCCCAGGTCAGGGTCTTGCCTGGATTTCCTTgctgtgtgtgaccttgggcaagacGTTCTCCTCTGTGCCAGGATTTCCTTTCTTATCTATAGGTCAGGTGTAAGGCACTGCTTTCTTTCACAGCTATATTAGGGATGTAATAAGTGCAATTCAGTGTAGTGCCAGGCCCACGCTATTGGTATCTGATGTTAAGTAATTTCTTCTTGAAATAATTGTGAGATAAATATGACCCTTGAATTAGTCACTAATCCACAGGTTCATACTTAAAGTAAATTAGaacataaattagaaaaatacaattatttttatggaATTACAAAATGTTGTAAGATCAAATGCTTAGGTTGTACATTTAGGTTGTAGACACCTAACAAAACAAGGAgtctgaaacaaatgaaaaggggTAAGATTGAATCTTGGTTTGCTCTAACCCAGCAATTCTCAGTAGTTCAACTTAACTTTTCGACAGGTTTCTTACTAGCCAAGCCCTTACAAAGCTGGACACCTAGTTTCAATGTGCTTCAGTCAAAACTGCTGTTACACTGTGcagagtaggctggccttgaacttaacagAGCTGCCCTACCTCCccatgctaccacacctggcttcatgCTGCTCTTTTGGTATTTTAACTGCTATGTCCTGTAACAGGATAAATGGTAAGAATGCTGAGTGAAAAAACTGTGGTTCTGAGTAATTGCTCATTACACCTTACCACCTATGTCCCAAATGACATTTTTAGACTTCTTACATATTTTCAAACTACAATAACCTTTGGAAGTCTTAAATTCCAAAGCTTCATAAACAAATATAAGTTCCAGTGTCTCTTAatataagattttaatttctcCAATGTTTTACCATGACTCCTCATGACACGTAAGTTTCATACCCTCACTTGCAAGTTCTTTTAAGAAGCTGTAAGATCTCTTCAgctcatgtctttttgttttttaaagcagagattccacacaaaatgagaaaacacatgGGAATTTGATGGTTTCATGTTCTGCTGGAGGcagcattttgttattttattaaatgtgtttagAAGAGGAAGTAACTTATATATCCTATTTCAGTATGAAATCATTTTTCCTTCATGTATTCTGGCCTCAAAACAGAGTGCTACTACTTGGAGAAAGATGTGCTTATACACTGACATTTTTATAAAGGGTGTGAGGAAACAAAGATTGCCTGACTTTGTATTTACTGTTCCAGGTATCACTGAGACAGTCAGTCAGCTTATTTCCGGATGGATTGCTGATCAAAACTGGATCAAGAAGTATCAATACCATAAATTTTACCTCATTCTATGTGGTGTAACTAACCTGCTTGCTCCTTTAGCCACCACATTCCCACTCCTTATGGCCTATACCATCTTTTTTGCCATTTTTGCTGGTGGCTACCTGGCACTGATACTCCCAGTACTGGTGAGTAGACTCATTCATTGATGTTAAACCACTCAATACAAGGCTCAGTAAGTTTTCCCAAAAGAGAATtcaaattttgtattatttttatgattaaagTTACATGAAGCCGGGCGTcagtgacacctttaatcccagcactcgggaggcagaggcaggcggatctctgggagttccaggtcagcttggtctacaagagctagtgccaggacaggctccaaagctacagagaaaccctgcctcggaaaacaaaacaaaaattacatgaGACCTCAGAAACTCTATAGCTAGCTATATCCTGTCATTATTTATCTTACATGTGAGGAAAAGAAGCTGAGGATTAGCTGCATAGAATTGGAAAAGGAACAGAGCTCAGAAAGATTCCAGTGGTCTTCTGTTCACTCCTCCCCTCCAGGCTCCAGGGATGTCTGATTTTTACTAGAACACAAGCATGTAAGTCTAACAAATGTGGCTTCTGTGTTAAGGACATTGTTTTGACAagttcttcatttttattgtaaacTGACTTAAATCCTGAATTCAAATGGAActgaactattttttaaagttttatagaaTAGTGTATGAGGCTTAGGCAAAATTCCAGCTTCCGAAGGCTGAAATCAGCTCGTTGTGTTACTAAATTTCTTATAAACCTATGGCTGGTAGTCAGTCGCATGTAGATCCAATTATTACTGTAAGTGCAGACTGCCAAAATACTATTTCCTAATGGGAAAATCACTAAGGTTTGGGAGGTAAATACTCTCCTGAACTACATAAATCAAACACCAACGTACCCCACTAATAAACTGAAAACACTACTTTGCCTAGCCAAAGTGCTGTTCCCTAGTTGACTTTTGTTCCCTTTCCTAACACTGGGAGCAAAAAGTTATTCAAATCATCTCAGGAATCAAACCATTTagtttaagattaaaaaaaaacaaacaaaaataaaaaaacaaaaaacaaaaacattgtcaCCCCTTTGTAAACATAAGACACTGGAGATGTTCATCCTTAAAATGATTAACACTGAATTCTAATTGCAGGTCGATCTGTCTAAGAATTCTAGAGTGCACAAGTTTTTGGGATATGCCAGTTTCTTTGCTGGAATGGCTGTCCTTTCTGGACCACCGATAGCAGGTAACAACTAAGTCATATTCTTCAGCAaatttcaatgaagaaaataGGAATCTAAGACCAATGGCAATAGAATCAGGTTTAAATGCTGTTTGACTTCCCTCTACCCTGATCACCAATACAGGAAAATCTGAGAGTTAATTCTGTAGATGTGCTATTTTACTTTACTAGAAATAATCAGTTTGACCTAAATGATATTGTCTGCTTGCtggtttaattaaaacattgactacttgcacaaaaaaaaaatatacctagAGCACAGGATTAAATGTTACTGTCACAGAATAAAGGGTCAATATATTTGATCTTATTGCCAAGTATTTGCAGTGTCCACAAAAAGGAACTTACCTTAAAATTtactttgctatttttaaatggtttgttttgtttttgaaacaaggtttcattTGCCCAAGTGGACTTCAAACTCCCCATGAACCTAAGGAACCTTAAGGACTTTGTGATCTTCCCATTCTCCCCTGTGATTACAAGTGTGGAATCAATTACTTGGGGTATGCAGTGGTAGGgatggaatcaaactcagggcatccATGCTAGACAAATAATCTGCCAACCAAGCCATCCTCCACTTTTGCTACTTTCAGACCATAACTGAAACAGTAATTCTGCtctatcattaaaaaaacaaaaaccacttatATTAagtttgtactttatttttttatgtttatttacttttcaggcagggtctcatgcaacccaggctgactttaaactcactACCTAGAGGATGCTGGCTTTGAAGTCTTaatcctccctcctgccttcatctcccaagtgcaggaactacaggcatgtgccaccattctcagcttcttatttttttttttaatgaaaaagaacagACTACAACAGAgtaaattagaaaacagaatcaCTTTATTGT
The sequence above is drawn from the Microtus ochrogaster isolate Prairie Vole_2 unplaced genomic scaffold, MicOch1.0 UNK25, whole genome shotgun sequence genome and encodes:
- the Slc16a4 gene encoding monocarboxylate transporter 5, giving the protein MNRGEKAKTPDGGWGWMIVLHFFLVNVFVMAMTKTFAIFFVVFQEEFEGTSEQIGWIGSIMSALRFSAGPLAAIICDILGEKPTSILGTFLVSGGYLVSSWATSIPFLCVTMGLLPGLGSAFLYQVAAVVITKYFKKRLGLSTAIARSGMGLTFLLAPFTKFLIDLYDWTGALILFGAIALNLVPSSMLLRPIHTETVNNSGIKNKGSSLSATGSEASDRTETSYCNETQESCIQGISMKKSEQLTKNLTVLEHQSEEFGNGPHRNRLSLMSNDKSYQKKFVSWKCKQNLLDISLFRNPFFYIFTWSFLLSQLAYFVPTFHLVARAKTLGIDIMDASYLVSVAGITETVSQLISGWIADQNWIKKYQYHKFYLILCGVTNLLAPLATTFPLLMAYTIFFAIFAGGYLALILPVLVDLSKNSRVHKFLGYASFFAGMAVLSGPPIAGWIYDYTKTYTGSFYFSGTCYLLSSVSLFFVPLAERWKSQQPDLRRTTIK